The following proteins come from a genomic window of Chryseobacterium glaciei:
- a CDS encoding DUF5916 domain-containing protein, with protein sequence MRTKLLIICLLFHSLIAYSQKKEDDHIERKKIIITKTSSSPKIDGILDDAEWQNAPIATNFIERNPNNGKPQADSLKTEVRILYDDTGIYFGAQMYDPTPKKIAKELTERDGISNDDFFGVALNGYNDKQQSLEFVVTAAGVQFDAKLTTDGEDDTWNSIWYSGAKINDKGWAVEIKIPYSELRFPKNNVQEWGMNMFRKIQRTKTFYDWNFVDNAKNSYTLFDGVLQGIENINPPTRLSFTPYFSSYVNSFDGKTTTNFNGGMDVKYGINDAFTFDMTLIPDFGQANFDNSILNLSPFEQQFSEQRTFFTEGTELFSKGGMFYSRRVGGEPSRYPTTNENEEVLEYPAKVKLFNAFKISGRTKKGLGIGFFNGITQKMEATILNNETGETRKEVVEPWTNYNVLVFDQRFNGNSSVSLVNTNVTREGDFRDANSTGILWDLINNKNTYKTFGSLKGSWVMDEGTKFGSRAEAGVEKIAGKHRFSLNGNATTKDWDINDLGFSTKTNFANYNAWYGYRILQPTEKFNNIYLNFNLNYFHRIEPFLNSNFVFNNNNSFTDKKFRVFGGGIEFTPFGQNDIYEPRTFGRHLKIPGYFDSWVWFESDSRKKLQYNFTVDYYAFDEKGRNQFFTNFGLRYRFSDKFNVNWSFNPSFSNNETGFAGKSDTDIFIGRRQRNTYENALTSKYTFNEKMALTLTFRHYFSDVTYKNFYTLNQDGSLADTNNFTKNLDGTYNAWNVDLRFSWWFAPGSQLTLLYRNATSNYLEMSRLNVGKNYDTLFSEPMVNNFSLKLTYFLDYNRVKTWTKKKNMKS encoded by the coding sequence ATGAGAACTAAATTACTGATCATTTGTTTACTATTTCACTCATTGATAGCGTATTCTCAGAAAAAAGAAGATGATCATATTGAAAGGAAAAAAATTATTATCACTAAAACCTCATCATCCCCAAAAATTGATGGAATTCTTGATGATGCAGAATGGCAAAACGCTCCCATCGCAACAAATTTTATTGAAAGAAATCCAAATAATGGAAAACCTCAGGCAGATTCTTTAAAAACTGAAGTCAGAATTTTATATGATGATACCGGAATTTATTTTGGTGCCCAAATGTACGATCCCACTCCCAAAAAGATTGCAAAAGAATTAACGGAAAGAGACGGAATCAGCAATGATGATTTTTTTGGAGTTGCTTTAAATGGATACAATGATAAACAGCAAAGTCTGGAGTTTGTAGTAACTGCAGCTGGAGTTCAGTTTGATGCTAAATTAACGACTGACGGAGAAGATGATACATGGAATTCAATTTGGTACAGTGGAGCAAAAATCAACGATAAAGGTTGGGCTGTTGAAATAAAAATACCTTACTCCGAATTGAGGTTTCCAAAGAATAATGTTCAGGAATGGGGAATGAATATGTTCAGAAAAATTCAGCGGACAAAAACTTTTTATGATTGGAATTTTGTAGATAATGCCAAAAACTCCTACACACTTTTTGACGGAGTTTTACAAGGTATCGAAAATATCAATCCTCCTACCCGATTGTCTTTTACACCTTATTTTTCAAGTTATGTCAATAGTTTTGACGGAAAAACCACAACAAATTTCAATGGCGGAATGGATGTAAAATATGGGATTAATGATGCCTTTACATTTGACATGACCTTAATTCCGGACTTTGGGCAGGCTAATTTTGATAATTCTATTTTAAATTTAAGTCCGTTCGAGCAGCAGTTTTCCGAGCAGAGAACTTTTTTCACAGAAGGAACTGAATTATTCAGCAAGGGCGGAATGTTTTATTCAAGAAGAGTCGGCGGTGAACCATCAAGATATCCAACAACAAATGAAAATGAGGAAGTTTTAGAATATCCTGCAAAAGTAAAATTATTCAATGCTTTTAAAATTTCAGGAAGAACAAAAAAAGGTTTAGGAATCGGCTTTTTCAATGGAATAACTCAAAAAATGGAAGCCACAATTTTAAATAATGAAACGGGCGAAACCAGAAAAGAAGTTGTAGAACCATGGACGAATTACAACGTTTTGGTTTTTGATCAAAGATTCAACGGAAACTCATCAGTTTCCCTTGTGAACACCAATGTAACAAGAGAAGGAGATTTTCGCGATGCCAATTCCACAGGGATTCTCTGGGATTTAATCAACAACAAAAATACCTACAAAACTTTCGGAAGTCTGAAGGGAAGTTGGGTGATGGATGAAGGAACAAAATTTGGAAGTCGCGCAGAAGCCGGAGTTGAAAAAATTGCAGGAAAACACCGTTTTTCATTAAACGGAAACGCAACCACAAAAGATTGGGACATCAATGATCTTGGATTTTCAACCAAAACCAATTTTGCTAATTATAACGCTTGGTATGGTTACAGAATTTTACAGCCGACAGAGAAATTCAACAATATTTATCTAAATTTTAACCTAAATTATTTTCATCGAATTGAACCATTTTTAAATTCAAATTTCGTATTCAATAACAACAATAGTTTTACTGATAAAAAGTTCAGAGTTTTTGGTGGCGGAATTGAATTTACCCCTTTCGGACAAAATGATATTTACGAACCCAGAACATTTGGAAGACATCTTAAAATTCCTGGATATTTTGATTCGTGGGTTTGGTTTGAAAGTGACAGCAGAAAAAAATTGCAGTATAATTTTACGGTAGATTATTATGCATTTGATGAAAAAGGAAGAAATCAGTTTTTCACTAATTTCGGATTGCGTTACAGATTTTCAGATAAATTTAATGTCAATTGGAGTTTTAACCCTAGTTTCAGCAACAATGAAACAGGTTTTGCGGGAAAAAGTGACACGGATATTTTCATTGGAAGAAGACAAAGAAATACGTACGAAAATGCTTTAACCTCAAAATATACTTTTAATGAAAAAATGGCTTTAACGTTGACTTTCCGTCATTATTTTTCAGATGTTACTTACAAAAACTTTTATACTTTAAATCAAGACGGAAGTTTAGCCGACACCAATAATTTCACCAAAAACCTTGACGGAACTTACAATGCCTGGAATGTAGATTTAAGATTTTCGTGGTGGTTCGCTCCGGGAAGTCAGTTGACTTTATTATATCGAAATGCAACTTCAAATTATCTGGAAATGTCAAGGTTGAATGTGGGAAAAAATTATGATACGCTCTTCAGTGAGCCGATGGTGAATAATTTTTCGTTAAAGCTCACGTACTTTTTAGACTATAATCGAGTAAAAACCTGGACGAAAAAGAAGAATATGAAAAGTTAG
- the pheS gene encoding phenylalanine--tRNA ligase subunit alpha, with the protein MIEKIEELLVEVNGFNATSREEIENFRIKYNGKKGVLNDFFEKFKEVPNDQKKEFGQKINTLKQAVAVKLEDLKTSSESSIILEKEDLTRPAFPLDLGSRHPINVVKNRIIEIFKSIGFAVADGPEIEDDWHNFTALNLPEYHPARDMQDTFFIEQNPDLLLRTHTSSVQIRYMEENQPPIRILSPGRVFRNEAISSRSHCIFHQIEGLYIDENVSFADMKQTIQFFTTELFGKSKIRMRPSYFPFTEPSAEIDVYWGLNSETDYRITKGTGWLEIMGCGMVDPAVLKNVNIDSEKYSGYAFGMGIERITMLLYQMSDIRMFFENDIRTLEQFKTL; encoded by the coding sequence ATGATAGAAAAGATAGAAGAACTACTTGTTGAAGTAAACGGCTTTAATGCTACATCTAGAGAGGAGATAGAGAACTTCCGAATTAAGTACAATGGTAAAAAAGGTGTTCTGAATGATTTTTTTGAAAAATTTAAAGAAGTACCGAATGACCAGAAGAAAGAATTCGGACAGAAGATCAATACTCTAAAGCAAGCGGTTGCTGTAAAATTGGAAGATTTGAAAACATCGTCTGAATCTTCTATTATCTTAGAAAAAGAAGATCTTACGAGACCTGCTTTTCCATTGGATTTGGGTTCAAGACATCCAATTAATGTGGTGAAGAACAGAATTATTGAGATTTTTAAATCTATCGGATTTGCTGTTGCAGACGGACCAGAAATCGAAGATGACTGGCACAATTTTACAGCCCTGAATCTTCCTGAATATCATCCGGCAAGAGACATGCAGGATACTTTCTTTATCGAGCAAAATCCTGATCTTTTGTTGAGAACGCATACTTCTTCTGTACAGATTCGTTACATGGAAGAAAATCAGCCGCCGATCAGAATTTTATCCCCGGGAAGAGTATTCAGAAATGAAGCAATTTCTTCACGTTCGCACTGTATTTTCCACCAGATTGAAGGTTTATATATTGATGAGAACGTAAGTTTTGCAGATATGAAGCAAACGATCCAGTTCTTTACGACTGAACTTTTCGGTAAATCTAAAATCAGAATGAGACCGTCTTATTTCCCGTTCACTGAGCCAAGTGCTGAGATTGATGTTTATTGGGGGTTAAACTCTGAAACTGACTACAGAATTACAAAAGGAACAGGTTGGTTAGAAATCATGGGTTGCGGAATGGTAGATCCTGCCGTTTTGAAGAATGTAAATATTGATTCTGAGAAATATTCCGGGTATGCATTCGGAATGGGTATTGAAAGAATTACGATGCTTCTTTACCAAATGAGCGATATCAGAATGTTCTTCGAAAATGATATCCGAACATTAGAACAGTTTAAAACTTTATAA
- a CDS encoding YceI family protein gives MRKKLFSLAIPALFTAVVVVSCNKDKPLTSESNEVATTKDGSQYTLDTLNSKVEWKGYKVFKSENTSHFGTIKFESGDVTVKDGKLESGKFVADMNSLTSVDLKDDADQLGKLNGHLKSGDFFEVEKFPTASYEITKVTPAAEGDYNTLLDGNLTIKGITKPTQFKANVSVKDGVVSVATEPKDIKREEFGVKFQAPAENGVIKDEVTLQINVKALEKK, from the coding sequence ATGAGAAAAAAACTGTTTTCGTTAGCTATTCCTGCTCTTTTTACTGCGGTTGTAGTGGTTTCTTGTAATAAAGACAAACCGCTGACAAGTGAAAGTAATGAAGTTGCTACAACAAAAGACGGTAGCCAATATACGCTGGATACATTGAACAGTAAAGTAGAATGGAAAGGATATAAAGTTTTTAAATCTGAAAATACAAGCCATTTCGGAACCATTAAATTTGAAAGTGGAGACGTTACAGTAAAAGACGGAAAACTTGAAAGCGGAAAATTCGTTGCTGATATGAATTCTTTAACATCAGTTGATTTAAAAGACGATGCTGATCAGTTAGGAAAATTAAATGGTCATTTGAAAAGCGGAGATTTTTTCGAAGTAGAAAAATTCCCCACAGCTTCTTATGAAATTACAAAAGTTACGCCAGCTGCGGAGGGTGATTACAACACATTGCTAGACGGTAACTTAACGATTAAAGGAATTACAAAACCAACTCAGTTTAAAGCCAATGTTTCCGTAAAAGATGGAGTAGTGAGCGTTGCAACTGAGCCTAAGGATATTAAAAGAGAAGAGTTTGGCGTGAAATTCCAGGCTCCTGCTGAAAACGGAGTCATCAAGGATGAAGTAACTCTTCAGATCAACGTTAAAGCTTTAGAAAAAAAATAA
- a CDS encoding sulfate/molybdate ABC transporter ATP-binding protein: MLLEINNLYFSHTKDKPLFQNLNIKFEEGKIIALAGESGCGKSTLLNLIYGLLDWESGEIIFNETKLFGPKGNLVPGEAEMKFVAQNFDLMPYSTVADNVGKFISNIDLKKKKETVTELLEVVGLEEFTNILPKYLSGGQQQRVAIARALSVLPKLLILDEPFSNLDFPRKIELREKLFRYVKEHNISLIISTHELQDIMPWLDQIVILQEGRLIQNESPEETYRNPYNSYVAKLFGEVNIFNENEIYDLKLSKFSYYPKEVTISENGFEAEVLESRFAGNHYWNKLKMKDKELVVYTDGKLENPVNISFE; encoded by the coding sequence ATGCTATTAGAAATAAACAATTTATACTTCTCACATACCAAAGACAAACCGCTGTTTCAGAACCTCAACATTAAGTTTGAAGAGGGGAAGATCATCGCATTGGCGGGGGAAAGCGGTTGTGGAAAATCTACCTTATTAAACTTGATTTACGGACTTCTCGACTGGGAAAGTGGTGAAATTATCTTTAACGAAACCAAACTTTTCGGACCAAAAGGAAACTTAGTTCCCGGTGAAGCTGAAATGAAATTTGTAGCTCAGAATTTTGATTTGATGCCTTATTCTACAGTGGCTGATAATGTGGGAAAATTTATTTCTAATATTGATTTAAAAAAGAAAAAAGAAACCGTAACCGAACTTCTGGAAGTTGTTGGCTTGGAAGAATTTACCAACATTTTACCTAAATATTTAAGTGGTGGTCAACAACAAAGAGTTGCCATTGCAAGAGCACTTTCCGTACTTCCGAAGCTTTTAATTTTAGATGAACCTTTCAGTAATCTGGATTTTCCAAGAAAGATAGAACTTCGTGAAAAACTGTTCAGATATGTGAAAGAACATAATATTTCTCTGATTATTTCTACCCACGAATTACAGGATATTATGCCTTGGCTTGACCAGATTGTTATTCTTCAGGAGGGAAGATTAATTCAGAATGAAAGTCCGGAAGAAACGTATAGAAATCCTTACAATTCTTATGTTGCAAAGCTTTTTGGAGAAGTGAATATTTTTAATGAAAATGAAATTTATGATTTAAAACTTTCTAAATTTTCTTATTATCCGAAAGAAGTTACAATTTCTGAAAATGGTTTTGAAGCAGAAGTTTTAGAAAGTCGATTTGCAGGAAATCATTATTGGAATAAGTTGAAAATGAAGGATAAAGAGCTTGTTGTTTATACTGATGGAAAGCTGGAAAATCCGGTTAATATTTCTTTCGAGTAA
- a CDS encoding zinc ribbon domain-containing protein YjdM yields the protein MSDTVLCPKCSSEFTYPSDNMTVCSQCFYEWNPEEAASEASNEGKILDANGNELQDGDSVVVVKDLPVKGAPKPVKAGTKVKNIRLRPDSDHNIDCKIDGFGSMALKSEFVKKA from the coding sequence ATGAGTGATACTGTACTTTGCCCGAAATGTAGTTCCGAATTTACCTATCCAAGTGATAACATGACGGTTTGTTCCCAATGTTTCTACGAATGGAATCCTGAAGAAGCGGCTTCTGAAGCTTCAAACGAAGGAAAAATCCTTGATGCTAACGGAAATGAATTGCAAGACGGTGATTCTGTAGTTGTTGTGAAAGATCTTCCTGTAAAAGGTGCTCCAAAACCGGTAAAAGCAGGAACTAAAGTGAAAAATATTCGTTTAAGACCAGACAGCGACCATAATATTGATTGTAAAATTGATGGTTTCGGTTCTATGGCTTTGAAATCTGAATTTGTAAAGAAAGCTTAA
- a CDS encoding RsmB/NOP family class I SAM-dependent RNA methyltransferase — protein MELIHRNLAIGIHDALQETFFEKNKYADKVIERLLKAHRKWGSQDRAVVSEIFYNIIRWKKRLEYYMGEGVKPDNIYKLIIAYLLWSKTNYKRFEEFEGVKIADITTKLKKGTVPTKAIEYSIPEWLVETLERELGPIWEKEMKALNERAPTVLRANALKTTPRELISDLESDNIVSYTVKNYPDAVQLEEKKNVFLTTAFKDGLFEVQDATSQKIGYFLDVKEGQRVVDACAGAGGKTLHLAALMGNKGQIIALDIYEWKLAELKRRAKRAGAHNIETRMIADNKVIKRLHEKADRLLIDAPCSGLGVLKRNPDSKWKIDQDFIDRIKKEQQQILQDYSKILKKGGKMVYATCSILPSENNLQVEEFLKNNADFKMVKEDKVMPSEGYDGFYMALIERLA, from the coding sequence ATGGAACTTATTCACAGAAACTTAGCGATCGGAATTCACGATGCTTTACAAGAAACATTTTTCGAGAAAAATAAATACGCTGATAAAGTAATCGAAAGACTTTTAAAAGCTCACAGAAAATGGGGAAGCCAAGACAGAGCCGTTGTTTCTGAGATTTTCTATAATATCATCCGTTGGAAAAAACGTCTGGAATATTATATGGGAGAAGGCGTAAAACCTGATAATATTTACAAACTGATTATCGCCTATTTACTTTGGAGCAAAACAAATTATAAAAGATTTGAAGAATTCGAAGGTGTAAAAATCGCTGATATCACAACTAAACTTAAAAAAGGAACTGTTCCTACCAAAGCAATCGAATATTCTATTCCTGAATGGTTGGTTGAGACTTTGGAAAGAGAGTTAGGTCCAATTTGGGAAAAAGAAATGAAAGCTCTGAATGAGCGCGCTCCTACCGTTTTAAGAGCGAATGCTTTAAAAACTACACCAAGAGAACTTATTTCTGACCTAGAATCTGATAATATCGTTTCTTATACTGTAAAAAATTATCCAGATGCGGTACAATTGGAAGAGAAAAAGAATGTTTTTCTTACAACTGCTTTTAAAGACGGATTATTTGAAGTTCAGGATGCTACTTCACAAAAAATCGGATATTTCCTTGATGTAAAAGAAGGACAAAGAGTTGTGGATGCTTGTGCAGGTGCAGGTGGAAAAACACTTCATTTAGCTGCTTTGATGGGTAATAAAGGACAAATTATCGCTTTAGATATCTACGAATGGAAATTAGCTGAGCTAAAGCGTCGTGCAAAAAGAGCCGGAGCTCACAACATTGAAACCCGTATGATTGCTGACAATAAAGTAATCAAACGTCTTCATGAGAAAGCTGACAGATTGTTGATTGATGCGCCATGTTCAGGTCTAGGAGTTTTGAAAAGAAACCCTGACAGTAAATGGAAAATCGACCAAGATTTTATCGATAGAATTAAAAAAGAACAACAGCAAATTCTTCAGGATTATTCTAAAATTCTTAAAAAAGGTGGAAAAATGGTGTACGCAACATGTTCTATTCTACCTTCTGAGAACAACTTGCAAGTTGAAGAATTCTTGAAAAACAATGCAGATTTCAAAATGGTTAAAGAAGATAAAGTAATGCCAAGCGAAGGGTATGATGGATTCTACATGGCTTTGATCGAAAGACTTGCTTAA
- a CDS encoding GLPGLI family protein produces the protein MYKRILLSFLSVFLFCLTFAQTYEIQYISSYNGKVLIDQTPTLVWANEKENFILNNKIREQKSDYPFEITKIEKPSNTIISYGFLKPNEIISTSDVESIGKQTFELTNETKKILGYNCKKAVTKINSNTIEVWYTNDLKIKGGPSTLGQNLGLVLEVERNKNSVITANSIKKVKKTDIETLLKGSINSTDLLGYKDLLWKSRFTTLKVFENETINFSDQSKSDEQIKRFANGTIILKKIKFPKISEGELIFAELKQQSNGDAYDRTGTVFFIPQDKSQSFFDGLEKGAKTLPLYDNGNGKQYYGITSTENYTPATEMMRFFTAFGTQKFNHIELKGKTWQTITPYRQDITELKPSLSEKELWIGTFIGNYDKGGHKVSLEITIHKSDQTVNKNNTVIPLFNTLNIMEMAGQDYSTMFNNDKGLFVEFTLQKDLKNAQLKYTTTGHGGWENGDEFVPKANSIFLDGKMSFSFVPWRSDCGSYRLYNPASGNFPDGLSSSDLSRSNWCPGTVTNPNFIPLGDLKAGKHTIQVKIPQGPTEGTSFSSWNVSGVLLGSQ, from the coding sequence ATGTACAAAAGAATTTTATTAAGTTTTCTTTCTGTCTTTTTATTTTGTTTGACGTTTGCTCAGACATACGAAATCCAATACATCAGTTCTTACAACGGAAAAGTGTTGATTGACCAGACTCCTACTTTAGTTTGGGCTAATGAAAAGGAAAATTTCATATTAAATAATAAAATCAGAGAACAAAAAAGCGATTATCCTTTTGAAATAACGAAAATTGAAAAACCATCAAACACCATTATTTCTTATGGATTTTTAAAGCCTAACGAAATTATTTCAACGTCTGATGTAGAATCTATAGGAAAACAAACTTTCGAACTGACGAATGAAACGAAAAAAATTCTTGGTTATAATTGCAAAAAAGCGGTTACAAAAATCAATTCAAACACCATTGAAGTTTGGTATACAAATGATTTAAAAATCAAAGGTGGGCCGTCAACTTTAGGTCAAAACTTAGGACTGGTATTGGAAGTTGAGCGTAATAAAAACTCAGTGATAACAGCTAATTCAATTAAAAAAGTTAAGAAAACAGATATTGAAACTTTATTAAAAGGTTCCATAAATTCTACGGATTTATTAGGCTATAAAGATCTTCTTTGGAAAAGCAGATTTACAACCTTAAAAGTTTTTGAAAACGAAACCATTAATTTTTCTGATCAATCAAAATCAGATGAACAAATAAAAAGATTCGCCAACGGAACAATTATACTTAAAAAAATTAAGTTCCCAAAAATTTCAGAAGGTGAACTTATTTTTGCTGAACTTAAGCAACAATCCAATGGCGACGCTTACGACAGAACCGGAACAGTTTTCTTTATTCCACAGGATAAATCACAATCTTTCTTTGATGGATTAGAAAAAGGAGCAAAAACACTTCCTCTTTATGACAACGGTAACGGAAAACAGTATTACGGGATAACTTCAACCGAAAATTATACTCCCGCAACGGAAATGATGAGATTTTTCACCGCTTTCGGAACTCAAAAATTTAATCATATTGAATTAAAAGGAAAAACATGGCAAACGATCACGCCTTACCGTCAGGATATCACCGAATTGAAACCTTCTCTTTCCGAAAAAGAACTTTGGATCGGTACTTTTATCGGTAACTACGACAAAGGTGGTCACAAAGTGAGTTTAGAAATAACGATTCACAAAAGCGATCAGACCGTGAATAAAAATAACACTGTCATTCCACTTTTTAATACATTAAATATTATGGAAATGGCGGGACAGGATTATTCCACCATGTTCAATAACGATAAAGGGCTTTTTGTAGAATTTACCTTACAAAAAGATTTGAAAAATGCACAGTTAAAATATACAACTACAGGCCACGGCGGCTGGGAAAACGGAGACGAATTCGTTCCTAAAGCTAATTCCATCTTTCTGGACGGAAAAATGTCGTTTTCTTTTGTTCCATGGAGATCAGATTGCGGATCTTACCGTTTGTACAATCCTGCATCAGGAAATTTCCCGGACGGACTTTCATCATCAGACTTAAGTAGATCAAACTGGTGCCCTGGAACGGTTACCAATCCAAACTTCATTCCTCTTGGAGATCTAAAAGCAGGAAAGCACACCATTCAGGTAAAAATACCTCAGGGACCAACGGAAGGAACAAGTTTCAGTTCGTGGAATGTATCAGGTGTTTTACTAGGTTCCCAATAA
- the asnB gene encoding asparagine synthase B, which translates to MCGIVCLFDAKQKTEILRPQVLEMSKKIRHRGPDWSGVFQNEKVVFSHERLAIVDPTSGKQPLFTKDGNVVLAVNGEIYNHRELKEEFPDYEFQTQSDCEVILALYRKYGKNFIEKLNGIFAFALYDIENDVYLIARDHMGICPLYQGWDKNGNYYVASELKALEGVCKTIETFLPGHFLFSPDGTELQQWYTRDWESFDNVKDNETDISKIRKGLEDAVHRQLMSDVPYGVLLSGGLDSSVISAITAKFARQRIESGDTQEAWYPRLHSFAVGLVGSPDLIAAKKAAEHIGSIHHEVNFTVQEGLDAVRDVIYHLETYDVTTIRASTPMYLLARVIKSMGIKMVLSGEGSDELFGGYLYFHKAPNAKEFHDETVRKLGKLHLYDCLRANKALMSWGIEGRVPFLDKEFMDIAMAVNPKDKMINVAEGKIEKWVLRKAFEDLLPESIAWRQKEQFSDGVGYSWIDTLKEVAEKEVSDEMMTNAKFRFPLNTPQNKEEYRYRKIFEEHFPSETAAATVPSVPSVACSSPIALEWDEAFKKMNDPSGRSVKVHETSYE; encoded by the coding sequence ATGTGTGGAATCGTATGTTTGTTTGATGCAAAACAAAAAACCGAAATATTAAGACCTCAAGTTTTAGAAATGTCAAAAAAAATCCGTCACAGAGGTCCGGACTGGAGTGGCGTGTTTCAAAATGAAAAAGTAGTTTTCTCTCACGAAAGACTTGCTATTGTAGATCCTACTTCAGGAAAGCAGCCTTTATTTACCAAAGACGGAAATGTTGTTTTAGCCGTAAACGGAGAGATTTATAACCATAGAGAATTAAAGGAAGAATTTCCTGATTATGAATTTCAAACTCAGTCAGATTGCGAAGTTATTTTAGCTCTTTATAGAAAATACGGAAAAAATTTCATCGAAAAACTAAATGGAATTTTCGCTTTTGCTCTTTATGACATAGAAAATGATGTTTATCTGATCGCCCGTGATCATATGGGAATCTGTCCATTATATCAAGGTTGGGACAAAAACGGAAACTATTATGTAGCTTCTGAACTAAAAGCTTTAGAAGGAGTTTGTAAAACTATTGAAACTTTTTTACCCGGACATTTTCTTTTCAGCCCGGATGGGACTGAACTTCAACAGTGGTACACAAGAGACTGGGAAAGTTTTGATAATGTAAAAGATAACGAAACTGATATTTCGAAAATCAGAAAAGGACTTGAAGATGCCGTTCACAGACAATTAATGAGTGATGTTCCTTACGGAGTGCTTCTTTCAGGAGGTTTGGATTCGTCTGTTATTTCTGCAATTACTGCAAAATTTGCAAGACAAAGAATTGAAAGTGGTGACACTCAGGAAGCCTGGTATCCAAGATTACACAGTTTTGCCGTTGGTTTGGTAGGTTCACCTGATTTGATTGCGGCAAAAAAAGCGGCAGAACATATCGGATCAATTCATCATGAAGTTAATTTTACTGTTCAGGAAGGTCTGGATGCAGTTCGTGATGTAATTTATCATCTGGAAACTTATGATGTGACGACCATCAGAGCTTCTACCCCGATGTATCTTTTGGCAAGAGTTATTAAATCAATGGGAATAAAAATGGTACTTTCCGGTGAAGGTTCCGATGAATTATTCGGTGGATATTTGTATTTCCATAAAGCTCCGAACGCAAAAGAATTCCATGATGAAACGGTAAGAAAATTAGGAAAACTTCACCTTTACGATTGCCTGAGAGCCAACAAAGCGTTGATGAGCTGGGGAATTGAGGGTCGTGTACCTTTCTTAGATAAGGAATTCATGGATATTGCAATGGCCGTGAACCCAAAAGATAAAATGATCAACGTTGCCGAAGGAAAAATTGAAAAATGGGTTTTAAGAAAAGCATTTGAAGATCTACTTCCTGAATCTATTGCTTGGAGACAAAAAGAGCAGTTCTCGGACGGCGTTGGCTATTCATGGATCGACACTTTAAAAGAAGTTGCCGAAAAAGAAGTTTCTGACGAAATGATGACGAATGCCAAATTCAGATTCCCGCTAAACACTCCTCAAAACAAAGAAGAATACCGTTACAGAAAAATTTTTGAAGAACATTTCCCAAGTGAAACGGCTGCAGCTACTGTTCCATCTGTTCCATCTGTTGCTTGCTCAAGCCCAATTGCTTTGGAATGGGACGAGGCTTTCAAAAAAATGAACGATCCGAGCGGAAGATCTGTAAAGGTTCACGAAACTTCATATGAATAA